The sequence ctaaacttttaaaaataaattgttttcagagGAACATTGCAAAATAAGCATATTCCAATGTTAACTTCAAGcaatatttgttaaaattcttttgatattttaagaatggagttttaaaaattattttatactaatcaacaaaaaagtctctagtttttgtttaaatcctatttgaatttggaCGAGTTTATTAGAACGTTGTACAATGGAGCACGCTTACAGAcactatttttctaattatcaGTTTTCACGTTTTTACATTAATGtctagttttgtttttttgtagttaagttagtaaaataaaaaatttaaacgaaTGACAAggttttcagttaaaaaaaactatgaaaaatgaaaattgggaaCACTGGTTTACCCTATTATTCTGTTCTGTAAATCACATTTTCGgtataaaaaagttaaaaaagattattagaggtgcaaaaaaataatagggTTCTTGAGCAAATTACAATTAGTACATTGAATTACAAGCGCGCTCcattatgaaaaataagtgGGAACTTCCCGAAACTAAAACGCTTTTGATGTTCAGcttgatattttttgcagttggcgttcaaaaaagtttataaaattgaacaatattCTTGGTAGCATCCAAATTTGTTGcctttgttttttgaaacgaaaaaaagtgttgagTCACATTACTTACCCATATACGACGGGAACCATTTgagtttcacatttttgaacatatttgTATCTATAGGGAAAcatcaaatgttttttgaaacaaaaactaattcaagccaaacaaaatatgaaatcatACCATTATTAGGTTGCGGAGTTCTGGGAAGTGGTGGCGGTGGCGAGGACATTGGAATTGGAGGTGAGAGCTCAGATGCAGTTGACACGGCACTTGGGGTCCACACAGGTGCACCTTCTAACGTTGGGAGAAATTGTTCAGCTGCTGGGGTTGACGAGAAGCTACGTGGCAATGGACAGACGTGCTCGGGAGTATGTGCTGGTGATTGGTTATAATCTTTGCGTGGCAAGGTAGGCACATTTACTGTTGGTGCTGGTGATGGTGGGTTAGTTGGTGGTTCGTCATCTGAATAGGATATGTTGTTGTGAGGATAGTGCAAAAAAAAGATGCTTGATGTGATCGTgaataagaaatgaaattaaggaaaattgaattgtgcTATGCATTGTTCCTTGAATTATCTTGcatgaataataataaataatatgaataaaaaaatcaaaccttCGCTAACTGCGTTGGCTTCTCTTATTTCACTTGTTTCCTTAAGCTCATCACGAGCTAAAGCAGCGAGCTCATGCTCTGAAACTACGCTAGAAGACGTTGACCGACCATCCTGACAAAAATGTTAGATTATCACAAATGCAAACAAATTTCTTACTTTGTATCTCGATTGTGTCGAGCTCCAACTTCCAGAATCAAAATGCTCCTTGTTGCTGTCATAATCACTCGTTATTGAATGACTTCTAGTAAATATGACATCTTGGAGTAAAGGTCGATGTGCTCTACCTCCGGCTCTcggtttctggaaaattgttcttatgctcaagatttttttgtggcatgaaaaaatttttactcaCATCCAACATTTGCACTGCCGGACTTTCCGTGTACTTTTCTATCTCATTGATCTTTTGCACCTGCTCCCACCGCTTTGCGCGAGATTTGATAGCAGTTGATGCTTCAGAGCGACGACCTGAAGAGTCTTCTCCAGACGAATCTAATGATGATGTTGAACAGTGATACGGTTTTCTGAATGAATTCAGTTATTCAAAAGCTTCGAACCAATAATAGCATTATATTCTTAACACTTACTTTGGTCGctcttttttcactaaatCTGCAGTTCTCAAGGTATTTGTTTGAGCAATACTTATAGTTGAAGCAATCTGTGCAAGTTGTTCCGGAGATATTGTCAGATtttgattattattattattgttacgTGTAGGTGTTggagttctaaaaattttaatttcaaacaaaacattttaatgttaaattaTTACCCTTTATTAGCCTGAGTAACTGCAGCTGCTATGATTTGAGTTAAAGTTTGGGCATTAAAACCAGAATTATCCGGACCGGACATTGGAGACGGAGAAGTAACACTGGGTAACCCATAGACATTTActgaaatcaaagttttttagaaTAGTTGAAACTAGATTAAGATCtcgtacttgtgtattataggCACGtattttatattcaaatttataaccttgcaaaaacttttttggttgCATGTAGATAGCCTAACATGTGAACATACATCTAACGTTCTACTCATCTGAACAAATTCATGAAAGTTTCATTTATAGTCAAAATGCATGCCTATAATACACAAATGCCAAGTAACTTACACAAAGATTTGATAAGAGGAATTTTCTCTTTAATCATATCAAGTGCCACCAAATTGACAATTGCAAACCAGCAAGGTGTTCGATTCATATCTGCTCCATCCTACAAATAATACGTTCAAAGGGAGTTTTCCAACATGAAGcaataatatttgaatatagacatcaaccaaaaaacacaagggaataattttcaaaaacaatttcaaaacaattactTTATTTTGACAGtataatctttttttgttgaaaatctatAATATAAATtgcttgttttcaaaaaaaaaaaacagaaataattcaaataagatttgtttttgattcaaaaaaatacaatcactcatttttttgaataatttaatgctaaaaatcaaaatagaGTTTGCTGATTAAAAATCTTCAATGAACTCAAGTTAAATAAAAGCAAATAATTACTTACTTTGACCAAAGCAACTCTCATACACGTCTTCAGTAACAAATTTCTGGCATCAGGCGTTCCATCATGAAGCTCTCGCTCCAAAGAATGTTTGAACTTCCTCATATCGAATACTTTGTACGCTTTTTCATCTTCCATTGCACCGTGATTCAATTTACCATGCAATCGAACTAATCGATCAGATATACAGTTGTTTCTGGGCTCTTTCCATCCTTGGCACACAATCGGTGTTGCTCCGCGAGCCATGCCTTTGATGTTACCTTGATaatccatttttaaaatcacaccctgaaaaaattaaatcaggatttttcttgaaatacgATAAACTCACATCTGCTATTTTGGCTCGAATTTCTTTAGTATGATCATCTCGTGTtgggttttcaaaatgattaaaaCCCAACGTTTTCCCATCAAATTCATCTTCAGACCCATCAATAATTACCgttgtttttcttaaatacGCTTTTGCAACCCGTTTGCATCTCTCcataataacaatttttcccCAGATTTCATCGTCGATTGATCCTTCATTGAGCTTGTTGAGCACTTCTTTCACTTGGTCCTAAAGATGTTTGATCCTTAAAAGGGCAAGTGAACGGAGACGGGGAGGTGGATAAGGAAGGAGTTTTCGAGTGGGTGTTCTCAAGATGCTTCACATTCCTTCGtgagttggaaaattttattttttgtgttttgatgAACAAGGCGGGCTGTGTTTTAGACgttttcattttatcaaaaGCTCAACAAGTCGTCAAGTATCTGTGCTTGAACAATCTCTAAATCTGATTTTAaacccgaaaaattttcaaatatattaacTGTATAATTTCGTTTCCGCGTTTTTATAAATGCCAACTAACAtcagatttctgaaaaattatggacTTGGTAAACGAACTTTATTGAAACAATGAGAACTAGCAGAAAAGGTGTGCCAATATTTTGGAGGATACTTCGCACtgcacaaaaaatgttgaaggaTCATGCATCAggttattaaattttcttgtCAAATCACGTGtgaatgaacatttttaaaatatataagaaCTTATAATTTGAAGATGGAGTAGCGtcaaaagtgtttaaaaaacagtGGGGCCAAAgttaccaaatatcataatggaatttttattttgtttaaaaaaaaggccattactgattttttgccattttttgaaaataaatatagcACTGTCCCATATTCACATccctaaaatatttaaatactGCTATTAGATTGTAAAATTTGAaggatgttttttttaattgacgatgtctagaaaaaaaagtgaaaaaactaAGTAATTACccctttttcaaacaaaatagaaaacatttcaaaaagtttgtatAGCATTACAAGAatatttggtcaattttttcaacgcATTATGAAAAAATGACTATAAATTTGTTCTAAAGGGTTGGCATAGTTTTATTTCTGAGATTCGAATTTGAGAATAAACTATAGtagaaccaaattttttttcgccgaTTAGCATACGATCATGACCGAAAGCTTGTGCACACACGTGCAGACACACACGTGATACTTGACGCAATCcgataaattcattttttgtcccAGTTTCTATCGTTTCGTTTGCCACACGATCCCATTGCGTCAAAGCTGGTTTAGAACTACTGAGCAAACAAGGAACGCAATATGCTCTGGCGTGCGCGCACCGATGCCAATCAACGTGTGTGGTCAAAACGCATGTTAAATGAGCCGATAATCGGATGAAGACGAGCAAAATTAATTCTGTTGGTAAATTGAAACAATGGGTTCGGAACGGCTGCAGAGGTTGCACCTTGCAAAATATTTGGAGTTAATCTATTTGATGTTATAAGACGGTTGGAGCTGATGAACTCAAAACGGTTTCACGTAaacccaaaaatattttccactaCATTTTCtattaacaattaaaaaaaaaattgaatcaaaaattaacatttattCGCCATTTTCAGGCTTAGAAAACCATTAATCTTAGGAAAGAAGGATcaaagaaacatttcaaaaaaggtaACATTTTTGGCCAGGTATACTACACAAGTACAATATAATCTTTATCTCAAAAAAGTGGGCTTCTGACCTAACcctataattttaaatgttttacatTACGTCATTCTAACTTGTGCATACACAGTGTGCGACATAATTCTGATCATTAAATGGTATATAAAACTagatgaaattattttgaaatcaagCAAATACTCGTCATCATACAGGCTgctttgttaaaaaaaaattcataaaatctgGCTCCAAGTGACGTACGTGATTGTTCCCTATTGTCTACTCATCTTTCAGCAATTAGCCGCTCATTTTCTCCTTTGAAGCGCATTCTTCTAGTTCCGCACCCACTACGGGCGGCTGgatcaaatgtttttcttttatgCTGGTCGGTTTGGTTAGGTTTGGTGTACAAACAAACAAGAAAGTGAGCAAAACATTTCGCATTTTTAATACTAGATCAACagctaatttttgatgagAGCTCATTCTTTGTACACACGACAAATACTGCAGAAGAACAACTTGCGTTCTTCTATAAATAATATGCTAAACGACTTTTACACGACTGTTCTGCTCAGGTAACCACAAAAtgtttagtaatttttttgctgaccACTGGTGCTTCTGCCCACTTGATCAAACTTCGGCCATCAGGTGAAATCTCGCGCAAGACGAGAAGAGCTTAGATATACAGTGTGCTTCGAAATAGTGCAAGGTGCTACGAGAGAGAAGGTGCTTGCCACTCAATACAATATGAATTTGATATCTTGAGGGCGATTCGCGCCTGGTGGAAGATGAGGCAGTTGTGCGAAATTGgatagaaaaagagaaaggaaTATGAAAACTCTTGAGAAATTGATAGTGTATGGGAAGATTTGGGGGAGTCACGATTAGGGTCAAAGTGAGAACACTCACCAATAGAAACGCGTCGGTGTCGTACCAAGTGTCAGAGTTCGGATTTGTTTGGGTACCATGGACTAATGAGGATCGAGAAACTCCATTCTCCATCTCCctaaaaagtgaattttggaagaaagaGAGCACAGAACAGATGAAAGCGAGGGAAAGACAGGAGTGGGTGGTTTGAATAAAAGtatgaaattcatttttttggtcaacagagttaaatacaataaaatttttcccaaaaagagcaacgaaatatattttaatttgttaatcaacaaaaataatataaactcaataataaatataaaaatttaaaaaaaagttact comes from Caenorhabditis elegans chromosome X and encodes:
- the C34E11.2 gene encoding MH2 domain-containing protein (Confirmed by transcript evidence); the encoded protein is MERCKRVAKAYLRKTTVIIDGSEDEFDGKTLGFNHFENPTRDDHTKEIRAKIADGVILKMDYQGNIKGMARGATPIVCQGWKEPRNNCISDRLVRLHGKLNHGAMEDEKAYKVFDMRKFKHSLERELHDGTPDARNLLLKTCMRVALVKDGADMNRTPCWFAIVNLVALDMIKEKIPLIKSLLNVYGLPSVTSPSPMSGPDNSGFNAQTLTQIIAAAVTQANKGTPTPTRNNNNNNQNLTISPEQLAQIASTISIAQTNTLRTADLVKKERPKKPYHCSTSSLDSSGEDSSGRRSEASTAIKSRAKRWEQVQKINEIEKYTESPAVQMLDKPRAGGRAHRPLLQDVIFTRSHSITSDYDSNKEHFDSGSWSSTQSRYKDGRSTSSSVVSEHELAALARDELKETSEIREANAVSEDDEPPTNPPSPAPTVNVPTLPRKDYNQSPAHTPEHVCPLPRSFSSTPAAEQFLPTLEGAPVWTPSAVSTASELSPPIPMSSPPPPLPRTPQPNNGLPNASLPYNQINNAGSFTRTAARRWKFTSVEARSSPILHATDQTRSSANSVRFSRNERADCALRATTLNQPQFIPTCDNSATLANPTTVLPNRTTTSAAIAAAGGTLQNEPIHNTSRLLLTKRLEDSGERTTNNTNTNQHETNNSHQQHNAYHHTTTANLLCVANQHQ
- the C34E11.2 gene encoding MH2 domain-containing protein (Confirmed by transcript evidence) produces the protein MHRAYDPGETIREKGLNAAARLNSRISHDSKREMENGVSRSSLVHGTQTNPNSDTWYDTDAFLLDQVKEVLNKLNEGSIDDEIWGKIVIMERCKRVAKAYLRKTTVIIDGSEDEFDGKTLGFNHFENPTRDDHTKEIRAKIADGVILKMDYQGNIKGMARGATPIVCQGWKEPRNNCISDRLVRLHGKLNHGAMEDEKAYKVFDMRKFKHSLERELHDGTPDARNLLLKTCMRVALVKDGADMNRTPCWFAIVNLVALDMIKEKIPLIKSLLNVYGLPSVTSPSPMSGPDNSGFNAQTLTQIIAAAVTQANKGTPTPTRNNNNNNQNLTISPEQLAQIASTISIAQTNTLRTADLVKKERPKKPYHCSTSSLDSSGEDSSGRRSEASTAIKSRAKRWEQVQKINEIEKYTESPAVQMLDKPRAGGRAHRPLLQDVIFTRSHSITSDYDSNKEHFDSGSWSSTQSRYKDGRSTSSSVVSEHELAALARDELKETSEIREANAVSEEGVSPAPRRGDGSLLRSKPGPVRSSTQPIKPVRQRTPSGSRETNERIAHCAQPLSTSHSSSQLATIRQRSPTPPRCYPTVQQRQQQLQQRAEHSRTSPFTTRRVFFSPSASRTPENAQPTIPTPINTRPTTATSNTTPTTIQLRPIYSVSRTSISSSPSQPHRVPTMGTIPARETNSHVIKLQLT
- the C34E11.2 gene encoding MH2 domain-containing protein (Confirmed by transcript evidence) — protein: MHRAYDPGETIREKGLNAAARLNSRISHDSKREMENGVSRSSLVHGTQTNPNSDTWYDTDAFLLDQVKEVLNKLNEGSIDDEIWGKIVIMERCKRVAKAYLRKTTVIIDGSEDEFDGKTLGFNHFENPTRDDHTKEIRAKIADGVILKMDYQGNIKGMARGATPIVCQGWKEPRNNCISDRLVRLHGKLNHGAMEDEKAYKVFDMRKFKHSLERELHDGTPDARNLLLKTCMRVALVKDGADMNRTPCWFAIVNLVALDMIKEKIPLIKSLLNVYGLPSVTSPSPMSGPDNSGFNAQTLTQIIAAAVTQANKGTPTPTRNNNNNNQNLTISPEQLAQIASTISIAQTNTLRTADLVKKERPKKPYHCSTSSLDSSGEDSSGRRSEASTAIKSRAKRWEQVQKINEIEKYTESPAVQMLDKPRAGGRAHRPLLQDVIFTRSHSITSDYDSNKEHFDSGSWSSTQSRYKDGRSTSSSVVSEHELAALARDELKETSEIREANAVSEDDEPPTNPPSPAPTVNVPTLPRKDYNQSPAHTPEHVCPLPRSFSSTPAAEQFLPTLEGAPVWTPSAVSTASELSPPIPMSSPPPPLPRTPQPNNGLPNASLPYNQINNAFNSNPAFYERHHEMREFHPHRGEEMEVYFGRSPVQSDPPRNRSNPFVSELRQVLEKRTSGLRIARNHSQPATVHPNLRQFGNARQPHHGATQPYNNVSSNCSSGRNTPERAHSQHVASSSHQAPRGLRRTHNQQYQHQSTRDQQQPPATQRLPPYNYGQSTLCREPASVAVRVSRTGSLPWGQYQHVRRTHM
- the C34E11.2 gene encoding MH2 domain-containing protein (Confirmed by transcript evidence); this encodes MHRAYDPGETIREKGLNAAARLNSRISHDSKREMENGVSRSSLVHGTQTNPNSDTWYDTDAFLLDQVKEVLNKLNEGSIDDEIWGKIVIMERCKRVAKAYLRKTTVIIDGSEDEFDGKTLGFNHFENPTRDDHTKEIRAKIADGVILKMDYQGNIKGMARGATPIVCQGWKEPRNNCISDRLVRLHGKLNHGAMEDEKAYKVFDMRKFKHSLERELHDGTPDARNLLLKTCMRVALVKDGADMNRTPCWFAIVNLVALDMIKEKIPLIKSLLNVYGLPSVTSPSPMSGPDNSGFNAQTLTQIIAAAVTQANKGTPTPTRNNNNNNQNLTISPEQLAQIASTISIAQTNTLRTADLVKKERPKKPYHCSTSSLDSSGEDSSGRRSEASTAIKSRAKRWEQVQKINEIEKYTESPAVQMLDKPRAGGRAHRPLLQDVIFTRSHSITSDYDSNKEHFDSGSWSSTQSRYKDGRSTSSSVVSEHELAALARDELKETSEIREANAVSEGLPNASLPYNQINNAFNSNPAFYERHHEMREFHPHRGEEMEVYFGRSPVQSDPPRNRSNPFVSELRQVLEKRTSGLRIARNHSQPATVHPNLRQFGNARQPHHGATQPYNNVSSNCSSGRNTPERAHSQHVASSSHQAPRGLRRTHNQQYQHQSTRDQQQPPATQRLPPYNYGQSTLCREPASVAVRVSRTGSLPWGQYQHVRRTHM
- the C34E11.2 gene encoding MH2 domain-containing protein (Confirmed by transcript evidence), producing the protein MHRAYDPGETIREKGLNAAARLNSRISHDSKREMENGVSRSSLVHGTQTNPNSDTWYDTDAFLLDQVKEVLNKLNEGSIDDEIWGKIVIMERCKRVAKAYLRKTTVIIDGSEDEFDGKTLGFNHFENPTRDDHTKEIRAKIADGVILKMDYQGNIKGMARGATPIVCQGWKEPRNNCISDRLVRLHGKLNHGAMEDEKAYKVFDMRKFKHSLERELHDGTPDARNLLLKTCMRVALVKDGADMNRTPCWFAIVNLVALDMIKEKIPLIKSLLNVYGLPSVTSPSPMSGPDNSGFNAQTLTQIIAAAVTQANKGTPTPTRNNNNNNQNLTISPEQLAQIASTISIAQTNTLRTADLVKKERPKKPYHCSTSSLDSSGEDSSGRRSEASTAIKSRAKRWEQVQKINEIEKYTESPAVQMLDKPRAGGRAHRPLLQDVIFTRSHSITSDYDSNKEHFDSGSWSSTQSRYKDGRSTSSSVVSEHELAALARDELKETSEIREANAVSEDDEPPTNPPSPAPTVNVPTLPRKDYNQSPAHTPEHVCPLPRSFSSTPAAEQFLPTLEGAPVWTPSAVSTASELSPPIPMSSPPPPLPRTPQPNNGLPNASLPYNQINNAGSFTRTAARRWKFTSVEARSSPILHATDQTRSSANSVRFSRNERADCALRATTLNQPQFIPTCDNSATLANPTTVLPNRTTTSAAIAAAGGTLQNEPIHNTSRLLLTKRLEDSGERTTNNTNTNQHETNNSHQQHNAYHHTTTANLLCVANQHQ
- the C34E11.2 gene encoding MH2 domain-containing protein (Confirmed by transcript evidence) encodes the protein MHRAYDPGETIREKGLNAAARLNSRISHDSKREMENGVSRSSLVHGTQTNPNSDTWYDTDAFLLDQVKEVLNKLNEGSIDDEIWGKIVIMERCKRVAKAYLRKTTVIIDGSEDEFDGKTLGFNHFENPTRDDHTKEIRAKIADGVILKMDYQGNIKGMARGATPIVCQGWKEPRNNCISDRLVRLHGKLNHGAMEDEKAYKVFDMRKFKHSLERELHDGTPDARNLLLKTCMRVALVKDGADMNRTPCWFAIVNLVALDMIKEKIPLIKSLLNVYGLPSVTSPSPMSGPDNSGFNAQTLTQIIAAAVTQANKGTPTPTRNNNNNNQNLTISPEQLAQIASTISIAQTNTLRTADLVKKERPKKPYHCSTSSLDSSGEDSSGRRSEASTAIKSRAKRWEQVQKINEIEKYTESPAVQMLDKPRAGGRAHRPLLQDVIFTRSHSITSDYDSNKEHFDSGSWSSTQSRYKDGRSTSSSVVSEHELAALARDELKETSEIREANAVSEGLPNASLPYNQINNAGSFTRTAARRWKFTSVEARSSPILHATDQTRSSANSVRFSRNERADCALRATTLNQPQFIPTCDNSATLANPTTVLPNRTTTSAAIAAAGGTLQNEPIHNTSRLLLTKRLEDSGERTTNNTNTNQHETNNSHQQHNAYHHTTTANLLCVANQHQ
- the C34E11.2 gene encoding MH2 domain-containing protein (Confirmed by transcript evidence), which codes for MENGVSRSSLVHGTQTNPNSDTWYDTDAFLLDQVKEVLNKLNEGSIDDEIWGKIVIMERCKRVAKAYLRKTTVIIDGSEDEFDGKTLGFNHFENPTRDDHTKEIRAKIADGVILKMDYQGNIKGMARGATPIVCQGWKEPRNNCISDRLVRLHGKLNHGAMEDEKAYKVFDMRKFKHSLERELHDGTPDARNLLLKTCMRVALVKDGADMNRTPCWFAIVNLVALDMIKEKIPLIKSLLNVYGLPSVTSPSPMSGPDNSGFNAQTLTQIIAAAVTQANKGTPTPTRNNNNNNQNLTISPEQLAQIASTISIAQTNTLRTADLVKKERPKKPYHCSTSSLDSSGEDSSGRRSEASTAIKSRAKRWEQVQKINEIEKYTESPAVQMLDKPRAGGRAHRPLLQDVIFTRSHSITSDYDSNKEHFDSGSWSSTQSRYKDGRSTSSSVVSEHELAALARDELKETSEIREANAVSEDDEPPTNPPSPAPTVNVPTLPRKDYNQSPAHTPEHVCPLPRSFSSTPAAEQFLPTLEGAPVWTPSAVSTASELSPPIPMSSPPPPLPRTPQPNNGLPNASLPYNQINNAGSFTRTAARRWKFTSVEARSSPILHATDQTRSSANSVRFSRNERADCALRATTLNQPQFIPTCDNSATLANPTTVLPNRTTTSAAIAAAGGTLQNEPIHNTSRLLLTKRLEDSGERTTNNTNTNQHETNNSHQQHNAYHHTTTANLLCVANQHQ